Proteins encoded in a region of the Fibrobacter sp. UWB15 genome:
- the folE gene encoding GTP cyclohydrolase I FolE, which produces MMDFKKMEDGFRMILEGMGENPNREGLIDTPKRVAKMYAELMTGLSGEMRAEDILKTRFHEKYDEMIIVPDIEFASMCEHHFLPFTGKAHVAYIPGDCVVGLSKIPRVVEFYARFPQIQERMTRQIAELIQKELNPKGVAVVLEASHMCMTMRGVKKPGATMVTTQLLGRFKTDEKTRAEFMSRIYAPR; this is translated from the coding sequence ATGATGGATTTCAAGAAAATGGAAGACGGCTTCCGGATGATTCTGGAAGGCATGGGTGAAAACCCGAACCGCGAAGGTCTTATCGATACGCCCAAGCGCGTCGCCAAGATGTACGCCGAACTCATGACGGGCCTTTCGGGCGAGATGCGTGCCGAAGACATTCTCAAGACGCGCTTCCACGAAAAGTACGATGAAATGATTATCGTGCCGGACATTGAGTTTGCAAGCATGTGCGAACACCATTTTCTTCCGTTCACGGGCAAGGCTCACGTGGCCTACATTCCGGGCGATTGCGTGGTCGGCCTTTCCAAGATTCCGCGCGTGGTGGAATTCTACGCACGTTTCCCGCAGATTCAGGAACGCATGACGCGTCAGATTGCAGAGCTTATCCAGAAGGAACTGAATCCGAAGGGTGTTGCTGTGGTTTTGGAAGCGTCCCACATGTGCATGACCATGCGCGGGGTGAAAAAGCCGGGGGCCACCATGGTGACGACTCAGCTTTTGGGTCGATTCAAGACCGACGAAAAGACCCGCGCCGAATTCATGTCCAGGATTTACGCTCCTAGGTAA
- the argA gene encoding amino-acid N-acetyltransferase, translating into MNNATPDFNSQHFEVAGFIREVFGYMERFKGQLFVLKIEDDLMSHPLFPVLMRDIALLHKAGIRIIIVPGTRNSIDAQLKAWELESTFHAGVRLTSEEALPHIEQASLGVAQHIMSHLTASGLRGIQGNWVLARSMGVIDGVDYMRTGRIERIQRDILEQLLEEKFVPIIPPIGWNKLGHAYNISSTELATELCKYMKVGKLFFIGNQNGIKLEGLVTGRNTKYLEPTDSGVISAMDVDQAKELLELNSDQLDFAQMDYLMNAIRACEAGANRVHLLSGEFQGSVLQEVFSARGDGTMVYANQYSSIRPANIEDIPDILRIMQDYIDKGFLVPRTQESISEKLNDYVVYSIDNSIHGCGALHAFEDGMAEVAGIAVGANYRKSGIGDAIVRHLISVGRMKGYKKLFLLTTQALDWFYHFGFEDGTVSDLPKSKRDHYNQKRKSRILIMPLDK; encoded by the coding sequence ATGAATAACGCAACGCCTGACTTTAATTCGCAACATTTTGAAGTTGCCGGTTTTATTCGCGAAGTGTTCGGTTATATGGAACGCTTCAAGGGCCAGCTGTTTGTGCTGAAAATCGAGGATGACTTGATGAGTCACCCGCTTTTCCCGGTGCTTATGCGTGACATTGCGCTTTTGCACAAGGCGGGTATCCGCATCATTATCGTGCCGGGTACGCGTAACAGCATCGATGCCCAGCTCAAGGCGTGGGAACTGGAATCCACGTTTCATGCCGGCGTGCGCCTTACAAGCGAAGAGGCACTGCCGCATATCGAGCAGGCTTCTCTCGGCGTTGCACAGCATATCATGAGCCACCTCACGGCAAGCGGCCTCAGGGGCATTCAGGGCAACTGGGTGCTGGCTCGCAGCATGGGTGTGATCGACGGTGTCGACTACATGCGCACTGGCCGTATCGAACGCATTCAACGCGATATTCTGGAACAGCTTCTGGAAGAAAAGTTCGTGCCGATTATTCCGCCGATTGGTTGGAACAAACTTGGGCACGCCTACAACATCAGTTCTACCGAACTGGCGACCGAACTCTGCAAGTACATGAAGGTGGGCAAGCTCTTCTTCATCGGTAACCAGAACGGTATCAAGCTCGAAGGCCTTGTGACCGGCCGGAACACCAAGTACCTGGAACCCACGGATTCGGGCGTTATTTCGGCTATGGACGTGGACCAGGCGAAGGAACTGTTGGAACTCAATTCCGACCAGCTCGACTTTGCACAGATGGATTACCTGATGAACGCCATTCGGGCCTGCGAAGCGGGTGCGAACCGTGTGCATTTGCTGAGCGGTGAATTCCAGGGTAGCGTGCTGCAAGAAGTGTTCAGCGCCCGCGGTGACGGTACCATGGTGTACGCAAACCAGTACTCGAGCATTCGGCCTGCAAACATCGAAGACATTCCCGATATCTTGCGCATTATGCAGGACTACATCGACAAGGGATTCTTGGTGCCGCGTACGCAGGAAAGCATTTCCGAAAAGCTCAACGATTATGTTGTCTACAGTATTGACAACAGCATTCACGGCTGTGGCGCCTTGCACGCCTTCGAAGATGGCATGGCCGAAGTCGCGGGCATTGCTGTGGGCGCGAACTACCGCAAGTCGGGCATTGGCGACGCCATTGTGCGCCACCTGATTTCGGTCGGCCGCATGAAGGGCTACAAGAAGCTGTTCTTGCTCACGACGCAGGCTCTCGACTGGTTCTACCATTTCGGATTCGAAGACGGTACGGTCAGCGATTTGCCCAAGAGCAAGCGCGACCATTACAACCAGAAACGTAAATCGCGTATTTTGATTATGCCGCTTGACAAGTAA
- a CDS encoding InlB B-repeat-containing protein — MLLAAVSANAYTINYNLNGGVNHPENPESYDEAAGRFDLKEPSREGYSFLGWYIEFAEGVDVPPNMYYGEYQDYSMFVLANYLGSFSVYARWGLVPQTPKQDERGCYLIYTAEELYGIATVSIADSTAFSKKDDYKFEGCISLQNDIVVNENLLDSTGNLSREDYVWWVPLKFKGTFEGNGFKISGLRGNDGLFVTLGDENDVWGKNVTVVRNLGVTDSYFSGSDASGIVGKVVGLVQMTNVYADVSIQGLRSTVASSTPAADSVRFEIHYVLNGGENSELNPAGYAKGDSAIVLADPQKENDEFEGWFLDEDFTQRVDTIKTEHYGDWTLYAKWKSYFVVDIEMNGGQFYNGTEFYKPHVVKWSADSAAYVLGKAYWSGFEFAGWYADSLLEQEITEIPAGNTEDLTVYAKWNTTEYTITYHMNGGENSLENLTAFNAADVGFEFKAPAREGAKFYRWTPEKLSYYSAVQLTEKKSIDLFAEWTPAPQMPEQDTAGCYHLKNKEELYWFAGLVNGTLDSTERNPKACATLDSDIVINENMWQDSALNLDDSLTYFVWDAIWDYEGTFLGNGHSITGLLANSSCGDERLFAGLFCNASSYKNVVNVKVNGSYVQEFGYIDNFVITGGTMPAQPGTLHGEWRAVVGGKSVSLFGLAPGKMLFVYDLQGRLLRRERTEPTMLMDFMDAGKFLIRYGNETRAVTIR, encoded by the coding sequence ATGCTGTTAGCCGCAGTGTCGGCTAACGCCTACACGATCAATTATAATCTGAACGGCGGCGTGAACCATCCTGAAAATCCCGAAAGCTACGACGAGGCGGCGGGCCGTTTCGATTTAAAAGAACCGTCGCGCGAAGGGTATTCCTTTTTAGGCTGGTATATTGAATTTGCTGAAGGGGTGGACGTTCCGCCCAACATGTATTATGGCGAGTATCAAGATTACTCCATGTTCGTGCTTGCAAACTACCTGGGCAGTTTCAGCGTGTATGCACGCTGGGGCCTTGTACCGCAAACGCCCAAGCAAGATGAACGCGGCTGCTATTTGATTTATACCGCCGAAGAACTTTACGGTATCGCCACGGTTTCGATTGCCGATTCTACCGCCTTCTCCAAAAAGGACGATTATAAATTCGAAGGCTGCATCTCGCTCCAGAACGATATCGTGGTGAACGAAAATCTTCTGGATTCTACCGGCAACTTGTCCAGGGAAGATTACGTGTGGTGGGTTCCTTTGAAGTTCAAGGGAACTTTTGAAGGTAACGGTTTCAAGATTTCTGGCCTGCGCGGAAACGACGGCTTGTTCGTGACCCTCGGCGACGAAAACGATGTGTGGGGCAAGAATGTCACGGTCGTAAGGAACCTGGGCGTTACGGATTCTTATTTCTCGGGCAGCGATGCTAGCGGAATTGTAGGCAAAGTCGTTGGCCTTGTCCAGATGACGAATGTCTATGCCGATGTCTCTATTCAAGGCTTGCGTTCTACGGTCGCAAGCAGCACTCCCGCAGCCGACAGCGTCCGGTTTGAAATTCACTACGTCTTGAACGGAGGCGAAAACAGCGAACTGAATCCGGCGGGGTATGCCAAGGGTGATTCTGCCATCGTTCTTGCCGACCCGCAAAAAGAAAACGACGAATTCGAAGGCTGGTTCCTGGACGAAGACTTTACGCAAAGAGTCGATACCATCAAGACGGAACATTACGGCGATTGGACTCTCTACGCCAAATGGAAGAGCTACTTTGTCGTCGATATCGAAATGAACGGCGGCCAGTTCTACAATGGTACCGAATTCTACAAGCCGCATGTAGTCAAGTGGTCGGCGGATTCTGCGGCCTATGTGCTCGGTAAGGCTTACTGGTCCGGCTTTGAATTTGCGGGCTGGTATGCGGACTCGCTATTGGAACAGGAAATCACGGAAATTCCTGCTGGCAATACCGAAGACCTTACTGTTTATGCCAAGTGGAATACGACGGAATATACGATTACGTACCACATGAACGGTGGCGAAAACAGCCTGGAAAACTTGACTGCGTTCAATGCCGCCGATGTCGGTTTTGAATTCAAGGCTCCCGCTCGCGAAGGTGCGAAATTCTACCGCTGGACGCCGGAAAAGCTCAGCTACTATTCGGCAGTCCAGTTGACGGAAAAGAAAAGCATCGATCTGTTTGCGGAATGGACTCCGGCCCCGCAAATGCCCGAACAGGATACAGCGGGCTGTTACCACTTGAAGAACAAGGAAGAACTCTACTGGTTCGCGGGCCTTGTCAATGGCACCTTGGACAGCACCGAGCGCAACCCCAAGGCATGCGCTACGCTTGATTCCGACATTGTCATCAACGAAAACATGTGGCAGGATTCCGCTTTGAATCTCGACGATTCGCTGACCTATTTCGTGTGGGACGCCATCTGGGATTACGAAGGAACTTTCCTGGGTAACGGGCATTCCATTACGGGCTTGCTTGCAAATAGCAGCTGCGGTGACGAACGCCTGTTCGCGGGTCTGTTCTGCAATGCGAGCAGCTACAAGAATGTCGTGAATGTCAAAGTGAATGGCTCGTATGTCCAAGAATTTGGCTACATCGACAACTTTGTCATTACCGGCGGCACCATGCCTGCTCAGCCCGGAACGCTTCATGGCGAATGGCGCGCCGTAGTGGGCGGCAAGAGCGTAAGCCTGTTCGGGCTTGCTCCGGGCAAGATGCTTTTCGTGTACGACCTGCAGGGCCGCCTGCTTCGCCGCGAAAGGACGGAACCGACGATGCTTATGGATTTCATGGATGCGGGCAAGTTCCTGATCCGCTACGGAAACGAAACTCGCGCTGTCACGATCCGTTGA
- a CDS encoding nitroreductase yields MNTLEAIKTRRSTRKFKAQPVEMEKLQTVVEAGRFGPTGGNAQTNHFFVISDASVIAKLKELVQAAFAKMELREDLYKSLQNSIRLSQKGNYSFCYTAPVLIVVANKKDYGNNMADVACAVENMMLAANELDLGSCYINQLKWLNEDPTLFEYMRSLGLKEDERVYASVAIGYADTESGLPNRSESPRVGNEVVFV; encoded by the coding sequence ATGAATACGCTTGAAGCTATTAAGACTCGCCGCAGCACGCGCAAATTCAAGGCGCAGCCTGTAGAAATGGAAAAATTGCAGACCGTCGTCGAGGCGGGGCGCTTTGGCCCCACCGGCGGCAATGCGCAAACGAATCACTTCTTCGTGATTTCGGATGCTTCGGTGATTGCAAAACTCAAGGAATTGGTGCAGGCTGCATTTGCGAAGATGGAACTCCGCGAAGACTTGTACAAGAGCCTTCAGAATTCTATCCGTCTGTCGCAAAAGGGCAATTATTCTTTCTGCTATACGGCTCCCGTTCTGATTGTGGTCGCAAATAAAAAAGATTACGGCAATAACATGGCCGATGTCGCCTGCGCTGTCGAAAACATGATGCTTGCCGCGAACGAACTGGACCTTGGCAGTTGCTACATCAATCAGCTCAAGTGGCTGAACGAAGACCCGACCCTGTTCGAATATATGCGTTCGCTGGGCCTTAAAGAAGATGAACGCGTGTACGCCTCTGTTGCCATTGGCTACGCCGACACCGAAAGCGGACTCCCGAACCGCAGTGAATCTCCGCGCGTTGGGAACGAAGTCGTTTTCGTGTAG
- a CDS encoding NADH-quinone oxidoreductase subunit A, translating to MTNVEIFDTTFAMTILVVLALVVPTALLVANWFLHPGKIKGTSIKGTSYECGIAHVSGTSGERYPVKYYMVAMLFLVFDLEVAFLYPWTVQFLKGGWDLLFVLLGFLVILEAGYIYLVKKGILNWTRIQD from the coding sequence ATGACGAACGTTGAAATCTTTGATACCACTTTTGCCATGACCATCCTCGTGGTCCTTGCACTCGTTGTTCCTACCGCTCTTTTGGTGGCGAACTGGTTCCTGCATCCGGGCAAAATCAAGGGAACCTCGATCAAAGGTACGTCTTACGAATGCGGTATCGCGCATGTTTCCGGTACTTCGGGCGAACGATACCCCGTAAAGTATTACATGGTCGCCATGCTGTTCCTGGTCTTTGACCTCGAAGTGGCGTTCCTCTACCCCTGGACCGTTCAGTTCCTCAAGGGCGGCTGGGACTTGCTGTTCGTGTTGCTCGGATTCCTCGTGATTCTTGAAGCGGGCTATATCTACCTGGTCAAGAAGGGAATTCTCAACTGGACTCGAATCCAAGACTAA
- a CDS encoding FISUMP domain-containing protein gives MKKITTFLGCVGVVCFFWGCSSDSDLLSPGATLADEPAITPANDTPANLSSAAQAPISSSSSTTLPPDEKNPNPGTPEVRHDTVTKTVIIQKDPNLGETPTPNYRQDEVFCWSDECRAKYAGMTSNPDLQSSSSALSIDIGMSEEAKVPPTISGNTMTDMRDNQSYKLETVANTRWMAENLRYRTENGSFCEDKEGNDVCAKNKSVYYTYGVAQRVCPMGWRLPTADEVTAAAAAQPDSWWVIGGRFKLDEEGKVSEFGLNDGQGYIWIIQNGSNTSWRIKAYSGDEVEKAFQTSEGPRAYNVRCVEGADIE, from the coding sequence ATGAAAAAGATCACTACATTTTTGGGATGTGTGGGTGTGGTGTGCTTCTTCTGGGGGTGTTCCTCTGACAGTGACCTGCTGTCACCGGGGGCTACGCTTGCAGATGAGCCAGCAATTACTCCGGCAAACGATACCCCAGCCAATCTTTCTTCCGCTGCACAGGCTCCGATCAGTAGCAGCTCTAGTACAACACTTCCTCCCGACGAAAAAAATCCTAATCCGGGAACCCCCGAGGTCAGGCACGATACAGTGACCAAAACGGTCATCATCCAAAAAGACCCCAATCTCGGCGAAACCCCTACTCCAAACTATCGCCAAGACGAAGTATTCTGTTGGAGCGACGAATGCAGGGCCAAGTACGCCGGAATGACGTCCAACCCGGATCTCCAGTCCTCGTCGTCTGCGCTCAGCATCGACATCGGCATGTCCGAAGAAGCAAAGGTTCCGCCGACCATCAGCGGCAACACCATGACGGATATGCGCGACAACCAATCCTACAAACTGGAAACAGTCGCAAACACCCGCTGGATGGCCGAAAACTTGAGGTACAGGACCGAAAACGGAAGCTTCTGCGAAGACAAGGAAGGCAACGACGTATGCGCCAAGAACAAGAGCGTGTACTACACGTACGGCGTTGCACAGAGAGTCTGCCCCATGGGTTGGCGACTTCCGACCGCAGACGAAGTCACCGCCGCAGCCGCAGCCCAACCCGATAGCTGGTGGGTCATTGGCGGAAGATTCAAGCTCGACGAAGAGGGCAAGGTCTCGGAATTCGGCCTAAACGACGGACAAGGCTACATCTGGATTATCCAAAACGGTAGCAACACCTCTTGGAGAATCAAGGCCTATTCCGGCGACGAGGTGGAAAAGGCATTCCAGACAAGCGAAGGTCCGCGAGCCTACAACGTACGCTGCGTCGAAGGCGCCGATATTGAATAA